In the genome of Diabrotica undecimpunctata isolate CICGRU chromosome 2, icDiaUnde3, whole genome shotgun sequence, the window AATTTGAGTTCAACCAAATCTAATTGAAAAGTTTTCTCTAAAAAATCTTGTGTAATAAGGATCTTATTTTTAACCTAGGATGTTTCTTCTTAaataagtcaaatattattttaagattTAACTGACTGTCAAGGTATTTAATTTCTTGAGTGGCATAATGACTGATTTTAACTGAAATGATTCAATATGCTGCTGAATGGCCACTTGAATATCTTCTCCTAATTTATTGACACTTAGATTAAGACGCAGACTTAGATGCAGATCTCTTGAAGATTTTCTGAGAACAGCAAGATCTCTTGTCGGTTCCAGTCTTCTAAGTTAATTTATGGTAATAGAAGGAACTGAAGTAAAGGCATTTAAACAAACTGCAGTTCTAACAGTGCTTTTATATACATAATAGTTAAAGACAGTGGACTGTATGTTGAAAACTTCTATTAGTCCTTGCAAAAATATGTATTGATTATCTTTACAATCCAAAGAATAAAAACGTCTGAAATTTTGTTGCATTCCTCCTTAGCAAATTTGTCAAACCATTTCGTTAACATACGCGAAATTATTATGTACTGATTTCCTCTTTTTGTGGGTAGTAACTTACGACACTATTTTACACTATTTTACTAACGAATCACTTCAAACGACAACACAAACCAGCCTATGTATAATGACTACATAGATTATGATTGAATTTCTCATAGAAATAACAGATTACACAGGTGTTGAAGCGCACGTACGTCTAATCTGTTACTCAGCAGAAACCGCACATGTCCAGGACTTGCCTGGTTTCATAAATATCTCGTTGACTACTATACAGGTTAAATATGGACATGTTATTTTACTATAATGCAACGTAATTACGTGTGTATACTCAAACACAGGATGTACGGAAAAATGGAAATCTGTTGTTTCTGCATATAGCAATTCAATTATATAGCAGGAGCTAGGCCTCTATATTCCTTGATATTAGTTATAAACATACTATTATTTATGGAATAACAAAGAAACCGATTTATGTAACAAGCTTTCTCAATACCGAACAAAAATATCCTGTGCTTCAAACCAGTAATTAATATTGATTAACAAATTATAAGGTaaatataacaatttataaataatgaTACTTACTttagtaaaatataaaatttctctTGATTTGTGTTATTCAAAAAATTgataccatccttatattataGTTTTCCTATTATCACACGTTATACGCTAAGTGTTTTCTTATATCTTTTAGAGCTAGCTTTTAATCAGATCTCTTAATAAGTCTAAAGTAAACATACACATCATCCATTACCATTCTATAACCTAGCTTTTTAAGTTTTTATCTGTCACGCTATGATGTCCTGTGTCAATCTAATAGGCTTATCACAGAATAACAAACGTCTTATACATCTGATCTCCGTGGTACAATGAATGTACCATGTACATGTACCATGTCTGATCTCTGatgattataaattaaattacttgTGTTGTTGTATGTCATATGTCACCAACATGGTCAAAATGTCGAAAGCGAATAAATGTGattttaaacaagaaaaatataatctGGTCTCTAGTCTCTAAACCTACACAACAAAATTAAGAATTTCAGATTGCGGCCTTTAAAAATATGCCTAGATTTTTAAATTAGATTCTAATACCTTACTTTTGCATATGTACATACACTTGGCAGCtataaaatatcaataataaatatGGCATTTGTGTTGGTTACTCTTAATTAAAATTGTTCACCACAATGGATATCAGCTTGTTTATTAAACTTGTTCGCCTCAATGGATAAATTGTTTATGGACCCAAATAATTTAAAGACAAACTTCTACAACATGTGTAGTTATGTGCAATGCTTCCTTCAAACTCTGCCTTCCTATTTTTATTCTTAGCCATTATTTTTACCTTATTTCGTATTATTTGTATACTTATTGCGCTTTACATACACTTTTCACTAATGGATTAGAAATGATATCCTATTTATTGATAAAAAGGTAGTAGCAAAAAATAGTCAGCTTACATGAGGTATAATATAAAAGAAAGTTACTGTAATTTGTTAATAATGGTTATCACATgtgtaaacaaaatattaaggTACTGATACTGATAGCAACtgataatataatatatactttACACATGATAGTGATGACAATTATTTTCTGATACATTTATGCCATGTATGTTATGaaacttttattacaataaaaatcttaaaaaacatttGATTATTGCTTTAAACTTACAAGAAAACTAGTTTTCTTGCAGATTTAGTCTTTTTCATACCATTAGTGCATTTTTGCCAATTTATTATAATCATTAatcttgttttagttttctgccAATTTTTTGCCCTTTCAGAATTTTGATTGTCAAACTCTGcctttatgtaggtatttatatatttttggcCCAATTGCatcttatgaaaaaaaaaaagaataggtatataatataaataagacTTAATATAAATTTTCATATTCACATGAAAAAAAAGGTCTATTGAATAATAAATACTGATTTACAAATGTGTGGTGTGCTAACAAGTACCCAAaatggtctcaattttcttgAATAGGTACACCTTTTGCACCattttaaaacaacaacattTTGGAACATCATTTACTTAActtttattaatcttttttaaTCATACATCTTACTAGACTCGATTTGAAAATAGATGATAAAATAGTTTTGTATTAGCAGAAGATTAATTGTTTAAAGTAGAAGAATCATAAATATGGATACCTTCTGTTCTCAATTTGTACAAGattgtataaaaataatatggGCACCCTGGGAAACTTTGAATACAATACAAATGAGAAAACTTTAAGGGTTTAGACAGGAATGCATTCCTCAGTAGAGGAAGTGAGTTTACTTCACCCAAATAAATATGTCATTCACTTCAGATTAGATAGCATGCTCATCACTACATTTGATATTTCTCAAAGAAAGTATAATTGGTTCTATTTTTTTCTATGTATTGAGTTTCAAGAATATTTTTTCCTTTGCTGTGTTTTTTGTCAATTGGCAGATGAAATTTTTGATATTGAGTCATATAGCAGTTGAAGAATAGTATCAAGTTAAAATGTGGTCTCTATTCAATAGACTTAAGTTCAAAATGATAAGGTGATAATCACAACACTAACTCACAATCTTTTGCTAATTCATCTACAACATACTTCTTAAATTTTGGTCAATATAATTTACATAACTAAAATGTGGGACATTTGTAAACCCTTTTAAAACTAGACTATAACTATAGCACCCTTTACTAATAAGAAAAAGATTATTTGACTCAGTGAGCTGAAACTAGAAAAGACCAATGAGATCAAGTATCTAGGGGTAACACTGGATTCCAAACTCATTGGAGCACTAATATTAACAACATAACCAACAGGGCTATGTGACTCTTCTAGAACAGCAGATGAGTTAAATCTGGGTACTCAAACTAAAGGTAATCTGTTGGTTATACACATCAGTGACATGACAGTTACATATTGTTCAGTATTTTGATGAAAAAGATGATTTGCAATCTTGTGTGACCTATCTTATGGTCCTACAAAGACAAGCACCTCTAAATATGAGAGGAGCCTTGAAAAGTACAGAAACAGCACCTTAAGAGGCTACCACAGGTCTTCCCCCACTGGAATTATATATTTCAGCAGTAGCATTTATGACCATTCTGAGACTTGATTATGTGTAGAATAGTCACATAAATACTACTGGGGATTTAATATGGTTCACTGATGGATCTAAACCTGTACATGGTACTGGATCAGAAATTTTTGAGCACAAGTGTAATTTTAACAAATCTTACAGCCTAGGTCAATATACTAACTTAGGATTTTTACTAGAAACAGTAAACAGTAGTAAACTATTTTACACTATTTACATTTAGACAAAACAAAATACCATGGATTTAGGGTAGGAACAATACCAATACCAGTAAACTTTTaagaatttattataatattccTATTCTATCCTACAAAAGCAACAAATTACAACTAATCCCATCCTTCTTTAACTCTTAAATGTGCTAGGCGGGATTCTATTGTTACTTTTTCATAAAAcggtttttgtttggttttggtCTTTATATAATTTGCCTCATTCTTACCAAGAGCTTGAGCATGACCAGAAGACTGttcctaaaaaatatataaaacaatattaattaacaTCTAGGTAAaactatataataaataaatggaaGTCATAAAATGTTGAATCGGAAGATGTCCAGATatcttattaaaatttttgatgtttctgaGATAATCACCTTTCTCTTAATAAATATGATTCTTAACTTATTGCGATTCATTATAGTAATCTCTAAATTTAAGTATAATCTAgatgttattaaaataaactattagaGTTAACGAttcaataaaacataaaaaaaaatgctGCTATGTCAGAGGAAAAAATCTTAAGAAGCTCGTAATAGAAATAGTCTTCATACCAACCAGCCAATTTAGACTGGTTTGAGTAGAACATTTGAAGCTTTTCTTCGTTTTCTACTTCAGATAATATTATTTTAGTTAATAATGATTGTCTTACGAGAGTTAAATATGGATGTCTTAAATAATACATGTTCTTCTCTTCCTCTTCAAGTTCTATTTTCAGTTTTAAAACATCTTTTATCGTTGGCTGCTTCCAAATACGATGTTTCCCGGTGTATATATTTCCATTGGGCATATGTTTTCTCCTGAACAAGGCGTAGAATAGCCT includes:
- the LOC140435091 gene encoding large ribosomal subunit protein mL63 — protein: MRLFYALFRRKHMPNGNIYTGKHRIWKQPTIKDVLKLKIELEEEEKNMYYLRHPYLTLEQSSGHAQALGKNEANYIKTKTKQKPFYEKVTIESRLAHLRVKEGWD